The proteins below come from a single Camarhynchus parvulus chromosome 29, STF_HiC, whole genome shotgun sequence genomic window:
- the RBMS2 gene encoding RNA-binding motif, single-stranded-interacting protein 2 isoform X1: MLLSVPPRSGLPAFAYNKGGKKQPYVPPAQPLGPPSPSPAGGAPDQLSKTNLYIRGLHPGTTDQDLVKLCQPYGKIVSTKAILDKTTNKCKGYGFVDFDSPTAAQKAVTALKASGVQAQMAKVPTPPPTSRPQSPPRSPLPWADPSPQQQEQDPTNLYISNLPLGVDEQELEALLKPFGQVVSTRILRDPHGASRGVGFARMESTEKCEAVITHFNGKFIKTPPGVPAPPDPLLCKFADGGQKKRQSQGKFVSNGRAWARDGDTGTVTLAYDPATALQNGFYPAPYGLAPGRMLPPAALAPYLPSPVSSYQVHGPAWMHQSYLVQPTGAVLAPAVDHAVPLQPSVVAPLAQQLGHLSLGSAGTYVPAAAAVPGAFIPPYPPVPPALPLEDGGAAPTHAPIESPSEPGAFPYPYPK, translated from the exons ATGCTGCTCTCGGTGCCGCCGCGCTCGGGGCTCCCCGCCTTCGCCTACAACAAGGGCGGCAAGAAG CAGCCCTATGTGCCCCCGGCCCAGCCCCTgggcccccccagccccagcccagccgggGGGGCCCCGGACCAGCTCAGCAAAACCAACCTGTACATCCGGGGGCTGCACCCCGGCACCACCGACCAGGACCTGGTCAAGCTCTGCCAGCC CTATGGGAAGATCGTCTCCACCAAAGCCATCCTGGATAAAACAACCAACAAGTGCAAAG GTTATGGTTTCGTGGACTTTGACAGCCCCACAGCCGCCCAAAAAGCCGTGACAGCCCTGAAGGCCAGCGGGGTGCAGGCACAGATGGCCAAGGTACCGACCCCCCCCCCAACATCgcgcccccagagcccccccaggagccccctgccctgggctgacccctccccacagcaaCAGGAGCAGGACCCCACCAACCTGTACATCTCGAACCTGCCACTGGGCGTGGacgagcaggagctggaggcgCTGCTGAAGCCCTTCGGGCAGGTGGTCTCCACCCGCATCCTGCGCGACCCCCACGGCGCCAGCAGGGGCGTGGGATTCGCACG GATGGAATCCACGGAGAAGTGCGAGGCCGTCATCACCCACTTCAACGGGAAATTCATCAAAACCCCCCCGGGGGTGCCAG cccccccagaccccctccTGTGCAAGTTTGCTGATGGGGGGCAGAAGaagaggcagagccagggcaagTTTGTGTCCAACGGCAGAGCCTGGGCCCGGGACGGCGACACG GGCACCGTGACCTTGGCCTACGACCCCGCCACGGCGCTGCAGAACGG GTTCTACCCCGCGCCCTACGGGCTGGCCCCCGGCCGGATGCTGCCCCCCGCCGCCCTGGCCCCCTACCTGCCCTCCCCGGTGTCCTCCTACCAG GTCCACGGCCCCGCCTGGATGCACCAGTCCTACCTCGTGCAGCCCACG ggcgCGGTGCTGGCCCCCGCCGTTGACCACGCCGTCCCCCTCCAGCCCTCCGTGGTGGCccccctggcccagcagctcGGTCACCTCTCTCTGGGCAGCGCAGGCACG tacgtccccgctgccgccgccgtCCCCGGAGCCTTCATCCCCCCGTACCCGCCGGTGCCCCCCGCCCTCCCGCTGGAG GACGGTGGAGCCGCCCCCACCCACGCCCCCATCGAGTCTCCGTCCGAGCCCGGCGCCTTCCCCTACCCCTACCCCAAGTAG
- the RBMS2 gene encoding RNA-binding motif, single-stranded-interacting protein 2 isoform X2, whose amino-acid sequence MLLSVPPRSGLPAFAYNKGGKKQPYVPPAQPLGPPSPSPAGGAPDQLSKTNLYIRGLHPGTTDQDLVKLCQPYGKIVSTKAILDKTTNKCKGYGFVDFDSPTAAQKAVTALKASGVQAQMAKQQEQDPTNLYISNLPLGVDEQELEALLKPFGQVVSTRILRDPHGASRGVGFARMESTEKCEAVITHFNGKFIKTPPGVPAPPDPLLCKFADGGQKKRQSQGKFVSNGRAWARDGDTGTVTLAYDPATALQNGFYPAPYGLAPGRMLPPAALAPYLPSPVSSYQVHGPAWMHQSYLVQPTGAVLAPAVDHAVPLQPSVVAPLAQQLGHLSLGSAGTYVPAAAAVPGAFIPPYPPVPPALPLEDGGAAPTHAPIESPSEPGAFPYPYPK is encoded by the exons ATGCTGCTCTCGGTGCCGCCGCGCTCGGGGCTCCCCGCCTTCGCCTACAACAAGGGCGGCAAGAAG CAGCCCTATGTGCCCCCGGCCCAGCCCCTgggcccccccagccccagcccagccgggGGGGCCCCGGACCAGCTCAGCAAAACCAACCTGTACATCCGGGGGCTGCACCCCGGCACCACCGACCAGGACCTGGTCAAGCTCTGCCAGCC CTATGGGAAGATCGTCTCCACCAAAGCCATCCTGGATAAAACAACCAACAAGTGCAAAG GTTATGGTTTCGTGGACTTTGACAGCCCCACAGCCGCCCAAAAAGCCGTGACAGCCCTGAAGGCCAGCGGGGTGCAGGCACAGATGGCCAAG caaCAGGAGCAGGACCCCACCAACCTGTACATCTCGAACCTGCCACTGGGCGTGGacgagcaggagctggaggcgCTGCTGAAGCCCTTCGGGCAGGTGGTCTCCACCCGCATCCTGCGCGACCCCCACGGCGCCAGCAGGGGCGTGGGATTCGCACG GATGGAATCCACGGAGAAGTGCGAGGCCGTCATCACCCACTTCAACGGGAAATTCATCAAAACCCCCCCGGGGGTGCCAG cccccccagaccccctccTGTGCAAGTTTGCTGATGGGGGGCAGAAGaagaggcagagccagggcaagTTTGTGTCCAACGGCAGAGCCTGGGCCCGGGACGGCGACACG GGCACCGTGACCTTGGCCTACGACCCCGCCACGGCGCTGCAGAACGG GTTCTACCCCGCGCCCTACGGGCTGGCCCCCGGCCGGATGCTGCCCCCCGCCGCCCTGGCCCCCTACCTGCCCTCCCCGGTGTCCTCCTACCAG GTCCACGGCCCCGCCTGGATGCACCAGTCCTACCTCGTGCAGCCCACG ggcgCGGTGCTGGCCCCCGCCGTTGACCACGCCGTCCCCCTCCAGCCCTCCGTGGTGGCccccctggcccagcagctcGGTCACCTCTCTCTGGGCAGCGCAGGCACG tacgtccccgctgccgccgccgtCCCCGGAGCCTTCATCCCCCCGTACCCGCCGGTGCCCCCCGCCCTCCCGCTGGAG GACGGTGGAGCCGCCCCCACCCACGCCCCCATCGAGTCTCCGTCCGAGCCCGGCGCCTTCCCCTACCCCTACCCCAAGTAG